In Ignavibacteriales bacterium, a single genomic region encodes these proteins:
- a CDS encoding thioesterase family protein gives MKNNAALHSDKTKSLCIEIPLMVNTYDIDVAGHVNNIVYIRWLEDMRNEFFSQNFSLEKLLEVDHYPVVISTDVKYKKQIKLFDKPVGEIFLHNYSHGMFVFKAEISINNLIVFMATQKCVLMNLKDHKMFKGNIYDLVNRIL, from the coding sequence ATGAAAAATAATGCTGCATTACACTCTGATAAGACTAAATCATTATGTATAGAAATCCCATTAATGGTAAATACTTATGATATAGATGTTGCCGGACATGTAAACAATATAGTTTACATCCGCTGGCTTGAAGATATGCGCAACGAATTTTTTTCACAAAACTTTTCCCTCGAAAAATTGCTGGAGGTTGATCACTATCCGGTTGTCATTTCAACAGATGTAAAATATAAAAAACAAATAAAGCTTTTTGATAAACCGGTCGGAGAGATTTTTCTCCATAATTATTCCCACGGCATGTTTGTCTTTAAAGCTGAAATAAGTATTAATAACCTTATTGTTTTTATGGCGACTCAAAAATGTGTACTAATGAATTTAAAAGACCATAAAATGTTCAAGGGAAATATTTATGATCTGGTTAACCGTATTTTATAA
- a CDS encoding putative zinc-binding protein, with the protein MYGKPIGIVACSGASNTGSYSDLVARKLMQSGKVKMLCLARFSVDEKFAEKSKEEYSNIIVLDGCPINCAEETLKQRGIANYKHINTTDFEIVKGKTPVTEEKINEIVAYILNLN; encoded by the coding sequence ATGTATGGAAAACCAATTGGAATAGTAGCTTGTTCCGGCGCATCAAACACCGGATCGTATTCGGATTTAGTTGCGCGTAAATTGATGCAAAGCGGAAAAGTAAAAATGTTGTGCCTTGCAAGATTTTCTGTTGATGAGAAGTTCGCGGAAAAATCCAAAGAAGAATATTCAAACATAATAGTGCTGGATGGCTGCCCGATAAACTGCGCGGAAGAGACTTTGAAGCAAAGAGGCATTGCTAATTACAAACATATCAACACGACTGATTTTGAAATTGTAAAAGGTAAGACTCCGGTAACGGAAGAAAAGATAAATGAAATAGTTGCTTACATATTAAATCTAAATTGA
- a CDS encoding tetrathionate reductase family octaheme c-type cytochrome, producing MKKIVVSLIIIGLVIISAITVLSSKETDQTNLMLLKEKYSKKITPSVDHTKFAALRKNFISPQQVTEACNSCHNERAKEVIQSNHWNWEEPTYIKGRGIVYLGKKNAINNFCIGTEGNELSCAKCHIGYGMNSSKTFDFNNQNNVDCLVCHDNTETYAKAQEKGGAPEPTLDFANIAQHVGNPKRSNCGVCHFFGGGGNNVKHGDLEQSMFDPTKSIDIHMGIDGTNLQCVDCHKTEHHIISGQLYSLASNNRNRATCEECHTETPHDDAILNKHTLKIACQTCHIPVYAKVNATKTDWNWSTAGKLKDGQPFEEDDAEGNHTYLSIKGNFKWGKNLKPDYIWFNGTAEHYLLGDKVADTTKPLVMNTLNGSYRDVDSKIIPVKIHRAQLPFDPVNKILIQPKLYAEKKGEGALWKDFNWQTASAVGMKEVNLPFSGKVSFIQTEMYWPINHMVSSKENTVKCTECHTRDNSRLAGLKDFYMPARDFSSVIETTGKGVLVLSFLVIFFHGGFRIYSSRKLKKRG from the coding sequence ATGAAAAAAATAGTTGTCTCACTCATCATCATAGGTTTAGTTATTATAAGTGCTATTACGGTTCTATCCTCTAAAGAGACAGATCAGACTAACCTAATGTTGCTTAAAGAAAAGTATTCTAAAAAAATAACTCCTTCTGTAGATCATACGAAGTTTGCAGCTCTCCGGAAGAATTTTATTTCTCCTCAACAAGTTACAGAAGCTTGTAATTCATGTCATAATGAACGAGCCAAAGAAGTCATACAATCCAATCACTGGAATTGGGAAGAGCCGACGTATATAAAGGGAAGAGGCATTGTTTACCTTGGTAAGAAAAACGCGATAAATAATTTTTGTATTGGAACTGAGGGAAATGAACTCAGTTGTGCAAAATGCCATATCGGTTATGGAATGAATTCATCCAAGACGTTTGATTTCAATAACCAGAATAATGTTGACTGTCTTGTCTGTCACGACAATACAGAGACTTATGCAAAGGCACAGGAAAAAGGAGGAGCACCGGAACCTACTTTAGATTTTGCTAACATTGCCCAGCATGTTGGAAATCCTAAACGCTCGAATTGCGGTGTATGTCATTTCTTTGGAGGTGGTGGTAATAATGTTAAACATGGGGATTTGGAACAATCAATGTTTGATCCGACAAAATCGATTGATATACATATGGGCATAGATGGAACGAATCTTCAATGCGTTGATTGCCACAAAACAGAACATCACATTATTAGCGGACAATTATATTCGCTTGCTTCAAATAATAGAAACCGCGCAACTTGCGAAGAGTGCCATACAGAAACACCGCACGACGATGCGATTCTAAATAAACATACTTTAAAAATTGCTTGTCAAACTTGTCACATCCCAGTGTATGCAAAAGTCAATGCGACAAAAACCGATTGGAATTGGTCAACTGCAGGAAAATTAAAAGACGGCCAACCATTTGAAGAAGATGATGCAGAAGGAAATCACACTTACCTTTCCATAAAAGGAAATTTTAAGTGGGGTAAAAATCTTAAACCCGATTACATTTGGTTCAACGGTACAGCAGAACACTATCTTTTAGGGGATAAAGTTGCAGACACAACTAAACCTCTTGTAATGAATACTCTCAATGGTTCTTATAGAGATGTTGATTCTAAAATTATTCCTGTAAAAATTCACAGAGCTCAGCTACCATTTGATCCTGTAAACAAAATACTAATTCAGCCAAAACTTTACGCGGAGAAAAAAGGTGAAGGTGCTCTATGGAAAGATTTTAATTGGCAGACAGCTTCGGCAGTTGGAATGAAAGAAGTTAATCTTCCGTTCAGTGGAAAAGTTTCTTTCATTCAAACTGAAATGTACTGGCCTATTAATCATATGGTTTCTTCAAAAGAAAATACAGTGAAATGTACCGAATGCCATACAAGAGATAATAGCCGTCTTGCTGGATTAAAAGATTTTTACATGCCGGCAAGAGATTTTAGTTCGGTAATTGAAACCACTGGTAAAGGAGTTTTAGTTCTTTCCTTTCTTGTTATTTTTTTTCATGGCGGTTTTAGGATTTATTCTTCACGTAAATTGAAAAAAAGAGGATGA
- a CDS encoding NifB/NifX family molybdenum-iron cluster-binding protein, translated as MKIAVPTTQTNIVDAHFGHCEYYTVFTVDGNEITKSEIVESPQGCGCKSNIVSILREMGVEVMLAGNMGGGAVNVLNSHGITVYRGCDGDVMNLVEEFIKGELVDSGESCHQHKQHDHHEDGHQCDHHN; from the coding sequence ATGAAGATTGCAGTACCGACAACACAAACTAATATTGTAGATGCCCATTTTGGACATTGTGAATATTATACAGTTTTTACAGTTGATGGCAATGAGATTACCAAATCTGAAATAGTCGAATCACCACAAGGATGCGGTTGTAAGTCGAATATCGTATCAATCCTTAGAGAAATGGGTGTTGAAGTAATGTTAGCCGGCAATATGGGCGGTGGTGCCGTTAATGTTTTGAATAGTCATGGCATCACTGTTTATAGAGGATGCGATGGAGATGTGATGAATCTCGTGGAAGAATTTATAAAAGGTGAATTGGTTGATTCAGGTGAATCATGCCATCAGCATAAGCAACACGACCATCACGAAGACGGTCATCAATGCGATCACCATAATTAA
- a CDS encoding sigma 54-interacting transcriptional regulator, whose product MDLNNNKNNVILNSLAEGVITVDKDFKITFFNEAAEKITGFEKGKVIGNYCKNIFKSDFCFTDCPIANVLQNGKNVYDVDTSIQCNNSEPVSVRLNAAILKDEDNYPIGGVISFRDVTILKKIESILSSDNLFMGMIGTTKELQEIFRLIEEISASDAPVFIHGETGTGKELIANAIQTLSKRKAKNFVKVNCSVIPQNLLASELFGHVKGAFTDAHKDRIGRFEYADKGTIFLDEIGELPLQMQPQLLRVIESGSFERVGETLTKNVDVRIISATNIIIDEAIKNGKFRQDLYYRLNVVPIEIPPLRNRKEDIPFLANHFIKKYSLVYQKKVEGIDEDALDLLINWNWPGNVRELENIIEYALIKTKRDGSLCICCLPTKIRGSIKCKKKNRDVKNILDANNAQLIELLNQQKWNKSKVAEILGIDRTTLWRKLKSIGIN is encoded by the coding sequence ATGGATTTAAACAATAATAAAAATAATGTGATTTTGAATTCTCTCGCAGAAGGTGTTATCACAGTTGATAAAGATTTCAAGATTACTTTCTTTAATGAAGCAGCAGAAAAAATAACCGGTTTTGAGAAAGGAAAAGTTATTGGCAATTATTGCAAGAATATATTCAAATCCGATTTTTGTTTTACTGATTGTCCAATTGCGAATGTTCTTCAAAACGGGAAAAACGTGTATGATGTTGACACTTCTATTCAATGTAATAATTCGGAGCCGGTTTCGGTTAGATTGAATGCGGCAATACTAAAAGATGAAGATAATTATCCCATTGGCGGTGTAATCTCCTTTAGGGATGTAACAATTCTAAAAAAGATCGAAAGCATTTTAAGTAGCGATAATTTATTTATGGGCATGATTGGAACAACGAAGGAGCTGCAAGAAATATTTCGTTTAATAGAAGAAATATCTGCCTCTGATGCTCCAGTATTTATTCACGGAGAAACCGGAACCGGAAAAGAATTGATAGCTAATGCAATTCAAACACTTAGCAAACGGAAAGCAAAGAATTTTGTAAAAGTAAATTGTTCTGTGATACCACAAAACCTATTAGCAAGTGAATTATTCGGGCATGTAAAAGGTGCATTTACAGATGCACATAAAGATAGAATTGGCAGATTTGAATACGCGGATAAAGGCACAATATTTCTGGACGAAATTGGAGAACTCCCGTTGCAAATGCAGCCGCAACTTTTACGTGTAATTGAGAGCGGTTCTTTTGAAAGAGTTGGTGAAACACTAACAAAAAATGTTGATGTAAGAATCATAAGTGCAACTAATATTATTATTGATGAAGCAATAAAGAATGGTAAGTTTCGACAAGATTTATATTACAGATTGAATGTAGTCCCAATTGAAATACCACCCTTAAGAAATCGGAAAGAAGATATTCCATTTCTGGCAAATCACTTCATTAAAAAATATTCTCTTGTATATCAGAAAAAGGTAGAGGGAATTGATGAAGATGCTTTAGACCTACTTATCAATTGGAATTGGCCGGGAAATGTTAGAGAATTGGAAAATATTATTGAATATGCTTTGATCAAAACCAAACGGGACGGGAGTCTTTGTATTTGCTGTTTGCCCACAAAGATTCGTGGATCGATAAAGTGCAAAAAGAAGAACAGAGATGTTAAAAACATCTTAGATGCAAACAACGCTCAATTAATTGAACTATTAAATCAGCAAAAATGGAATAAATCTAAAGTTGCTGAAATACTTGGGATAGACAGAACCACACTTTGGCGCAAGCTCAAATCTATTGGGATTAACTGA
- a CDS encoding cytochrome C biogenesis protein codes for MIDGIFNSLYEAMNGSVLIAVLASFGWGVLSILLSPCHLSSIPLVVGFISSQGKISLRRTFYISLVFAVGILITIAVIGIITASLGRLMGDIGSVGNYLVAGIFFLVGLYLLDIIKLNWNRGLKQTKTKGLLAALILGLLFGLALGPCTFAYMAPVLGIVFQTAQTNYFLAIIFLLAFGIGHCSVIVGAGTLTGKVQKYLDWSEGSKTILWIKRICGILVILSGVYLIINVN; via the coding sequence ATGATTGACGGGATATTTAATTCATTATATGAAGCAATGAACGGTTCTGTATTAATTGCCGTTCTTGCTTCTTTCGGCTGGGGAGTTTTATCAATACTTTTATCGCCATGTCATTTATCCAGCATTCCTCTTGTAGTTGGATTTATCAGTTCACAAGGGAAGATATCTTTAAGAAGAACCTTCTATATTTCGTTGGTGTTTGCAGTTGGAATTTTAATAACGATAGCGGTGATTGGTATAATAACTGCTTCGCTTGGAAGGTTAATGGGAGATATTGGAAGTGTGGGCAATTATCTTGTTGCCGGAATATTCTTTCTTGTTGGACTCTATCTTCTTGATATAATAAAGCTTAATTGGAATAGAGGATTAAAGCAAACCAAGACAAAAGGATTATTAGCCGCACTGATTCTTGGATTACTTTTTGGGTTAGCATTAGGCCCTTGCACATTTGCTTATATGGCTCCGGTTCTTGGAATAGTATTTCAGACTGCTCAAACAAATTATTTTCTTGCGATAATATTTTTACTCGCTTTTGGAATAGGGCACTGTTCAGTAATAGTTGGTGCCGGAACATTAACCGGGAAGGTCCAGAAATATCTAGATTGGAGTGAAGGATCCAAAACAATTTTATGGATAAAAAGAATTTGCGGAATTCTTGTTATACTCAGCGGAGTTTATTTAATAATAAACGTGAATTAA
- a CDS encoding thioredoxin family protein, producing MVSVKVLGTRCKRCTTLEEIVRTVVKENQIDAAVEKVTEIQEFITYGILATPGLVINEKVVSAGIVPTKEKILEWLRQGN from the coding sequence ATGGTTTCAGTAAAAGTCCTAGGCACAAGATGCAAAAGATGCACAACTTTGGAAGAAATAGTAAGAACTGTTGTTAAAGAAAACCAGATTGACGCTGCGGTGGAAAAAGTAACAGAGATACAAGAATTCATTACATATGGAATTCTTGCAACGCCGGGTTTGGTAATAAACGAAAAAGTTGTCAGCGCCGGTATCGTCCCAACAAAAGAAAAAATACTTGAATGGTTAAGACAAGGAAACTAA
- a CDS encoding DUF134 domain-containing protein, giving the protein MPRPKKYRKVKCNPTAYYFKPRAIPLSQLEEITLEIDELESLRLADYLAHSHEQAATKMKISRATFGRIVENGRKKVIDAILNGKAIKIGDELPKQVKEKILIKCGKCEAEIKRECKKNDNQGKRCKQNNKKEK; this is encoded by the coding sequence ATGCCAAGACCAAAAAAATACAGAAAAGTAAAATGCAACCCCACTGCTTACTATTTTAAACCGCGCGCCATTCCATTGTCTCAGTTGGAAGAGATAACACTTGAGATTGATGAATTGGAATCCCTTAGATTAGCCGATTATCTCGCACATTCACACGAGCAAGCTGCTACAAAGATGAAAATATCCAGAGCGACATTCGGACGCATTGTAGAAAACGGAAGGAAAAAAGTCATTGATGCAATCTTGAATGGTAAAGCGATAAAGATTGGAGATGAACTTCCAAAACAAGTAAAAGAAAAAATACTTATTAAGTGTGGTAAGTGTGAAGCTGAAATAAAAAGAGAATGTAAAAAGAATGACAACCAAGGCAAAAGATGTAAACAGAATAATAAAAAGGAGAAGTAA
- a CDS encoding thioredoxin family protein has product MKKIIVALLFTTFIITNLSAQGSKVTKKETTNPKVTFIELGSVNCIPCKQMQPVMRAIESKYGELVKVIFYDVWTQEQRPYAEKYGIKLIPTQVFLDEKGKEFFRHEGFYPEKEIDKLLQEKGIKPINKKG; this is encoded by the coding sequence ATGAAAAAAATTATTGTCGCTCTATTATTTACAACATTTATCATTACGAATCTTTCAGCTCAGGGTTCAAAAGTAACAAAGAAAGAAACTACCAACCCGAAAGTAACATTTATTGAACTTGGTTCAGTGAACTGTATTCCGTGCAAACAAATGCAGCCGGTAATGAGAGCAATTGAATCAAAGTATGGTGAGCTGGTAAAAGTTATTTTTTATGACGTCTGGACACAAGAGCAAAGACCTTATGCCGAAAAATATGGTATCAAGTTAATCCCTACACAAGTATTTCTTGATGAAAAAGGGAAAGAGTTTTTTCGTCATGAAGGATTCTATCCGGAGAAGGAAATAGATAAACTTCTGCAAGAAAAAGGGATAAAGCCGATTAACAAAAAGGGATAA
- a CDS encoding carboxypeptidase-like regulatory domain-containing protein produces MNIKSVLLILFFIVSSIAAQNNLLTGRVTDSKNGNVVQGAVVYISNNYKAYTNNDGYYTIKDMLGGNYNLVRLIKLL; encoded by the coding sequence ATGAACATCAAATCAGTGTTACTTATTTTATTTTTTATAGTCAGCAGTATTGCTGCTCAAAATAATTTGCTCACAGGTAGAGTAACAGATTCCAAAAATGGTAACGTCGTTCAAGGAGCTGTAGTTTATATTTCTAACAATTATAAGGCTTATACAAATAATGATGGTTACTACACAATAAAAGATATGCTGGGGGGCAATTATAATTTGGTAAGATTGATAAAACTTCTGTAG
- a CDS encoding MerR family transcriptional regulator: MNNLNISQDEPIFSMSTAARLLNISVHTLRMYERESLFIPYKNKSNQRLFSKVDIERIQCIRNAINEAKISINGIKTIYSLIPCWDIVKCSEEERKNCKAFNGTHSPCWSYDHSNVCNNRDCRSCEVYSKYSQCGTIKELIKSISR; this comes from the coding sequence ATGAATAATTTAAATATATCTCAAGATGAACCAATTTTCTCTATGAGCACTGCGGCAAGATTGCTGAATATTTCGGTTCATACACTTAGAATGTATGAACGGGAAAGTTTATTCATCCCATATAAAAATAAATCCAACCAAAGACTCTTTTCAAAAGTCGATATTGAACGTATTCAGTGTATCAGAAATGCGATCAATGAAGCTAAGATCAGTATAAATGGCATAAAAACCATTTACTCACTGATTCCGTGTTGGGATATCGTTAAGTGTTCTGAAGAGGAAAGAAAAAATTGTAAAGCATTCAACGGGACTCATTCACCTTGCTGGAGTTATGATCACAGCAATGTATGTAATAATCGAGACTGCAGAAGCTGCGAAGTCTATTCAAAATATTCTCAATGTGGTACTATCAAAGAATTAATTAAATCCATTTCGAGGTAA
- a CDS encoding T9SS type A sorting domain-containing protein: MKRIFTLLFIICLTSSIYAQTYFDTGLHATRAGKSTAYAKENGGMELITGIAMKDLACLKCHSTTEKLPDGSAINSATYAPSCNDCHNFAEGLGVTQQTCLNCHNRQVYEQQMYPDADANGDVHRKRGMKCMDCHKQDEMHGDGKTYKSWLDTGASKASCTDCHPINRLSSNTSHDTHVKNGNVDCLACHTTSIVSCTNCHFETLIATGKNRAMKKIKGFELLVKRNGKITSGTFMTFTYNGKTDVIIAPFRSHLIQKNARTCTDCHVDLGGNVAAIKEYNTDRKITMTKWNEAGKTVSTPTGVVPIPKDWKTSLKFDFATYDGDVNNAAVTDASKWRYITSNVNNIHMYYAEPLDNLTLAKLGFTQLPTDIKELKELPTEFYLLQNYPNPFNPTTNIKFSLPKSSHVKLSVYDGLGKVVATLVNEDKTAGTYEVDFNASKLSSGVYFYQIVTPNYSATKKLLLMK; encoded by the coding sequence ATGAAAAGAATTTTTACGTTGTTATTTATAATATGTCTAACCTCCTCTATATATGCACAGACTTATTTTGATACTGGTCTTCATGCAACTAGGGCAGGAAAAAGCACAGCTTATGCGAAGGAAAACGGAGGGATGGAACTAATAACCGGCATTGCCATGAAGGATCTTGCTTGTCTTAAATGTCATTCAACAACAGAAAAATTACCAGATGGTAGCGCGATCAATTCAGCTACCTATGCGCCAAGTTGTAATGATTGTCATAATTTTGCCGAGGGACTTGGAGTAACGCAACAAACATGCTTAAATTGTCACAACCGACAAGTTTATGAACAACAAATGTATCCGGATGCAGATGCAAACGGGGACGTTCATCGTAAGCGAGGGATGAAATGCATGGATTGTCACAAACAAGATGAAATGCATGGTGATGGAAAAACTTATAAGTCTTGGTTAGATACCGGCGCTTCTAAAGCAAGTTGCACTGATTGTCATCCAATAAATCGTCTTTCGTCGAATACATCTCACGATACTCACGTCAAAAATGGTAATGTAGATTGTTTGGCTTGTCATACAACCTCAATCGTATCTTGCACAAACTGCCACTTTGAAACGTTGATTGCTACCGGTAAAAACAGAGCGATGAAAAAAATAAAAGGATTTGAACTTTTAGTAAAGCGAAATGGGAAGATAACAAGTGGAACATTCATGACATTTACTTATAATGGTAAAACTGATGTAATAATCGCCCCATTTAGAAGTCACTTAATCCAGAAGAATGCAAGAACTTGCACGGATTGCCATGTTGACTTGGGTGGAAATGTTGCAGCAATTAAAGAGTATAATACCGACCGTAAAATTACAATGACAAAATGGAATGAAGCTGGGAAAACTGTATCCACTCCAACTGGCGTTGTGCCTATTCCAAAAGATTGGAAAACTTCTTTGAAATTTGATTTTGCTACTTATGATGGTGATGTAAATAATGCAGCAGTTACAGATGCAAGTAAATGGCGTTATATAACTTCTAATGTTAATAACATCCATATGTATTATGCAGAACCTCTTGATAATTTAACTTTAGCAAAGTTAGGATTTACTCAACTACCAACTGATATTAAGGAGTTAAAAGAGTTGCCAACGGAATTTTATTTGTTGCAAAATTATCCAAATCCCTTTAACCCTACGACAAATATTAAGTTTTCTTTGCCGAAGAGTTCACATGTCAAATTAAGCGTATATGATGGATTGGGAAAAGTGGTTGCTACCTTGGTTAATGAAGATAAAACTGCTGGAACCTATGAAGTAGATTTCAATGCAAGTAAACTATCTTCCGGAGTATATTTCTACCAGATAGTCACTCCAAATTATTCAGCTACGAAAAAACTTCTGTTGATGAAGTAA
- a CDS encoding aminotransferase class I/II-fold pyridoxal phosphate-dependent enzyme, translated as MNTKNLGFNTKLIHSGQFEDQFGSATIPIYQTSTFKFKNAQHGADCFSGASDGYIYTRISNPTIRALEKNIAELENGFDGIATSSGMSAITSVYMALLGAGSHIISTASVYGPARGVLEKDFSRFGVEADFISTTDINKIVSSIKKNTKVLYIETPANPTMEITDIRACADIAKKNNLILVVDNTFATPYLQKPLDLGADVVLHSVTKFINGHADIVGGIVVTKGKELYEKVRHSMVYMGCNMDPHQAYLVIRGLKTLALRVERCQENALKVARFLESHPKIAWIKYPGLESHPQFILAKEQMSGFGSMTSFGVKGGLEAGRKLMDSVRLATLAVSLGGVETLIQHPASMTHAAVSKKDKINAGITDDLVRLSVGIEDVNDIIADLSQALEIV; from the coding sequence ATGAATACTAAGAATTTGGGTTTTAACACAAAACTAATTCACAGCGGACAATTTGAAGATCAATTTGGAAGCGCAACTATACCAATTTATCAGACTTCAACTTTTAAATTTAAGAACGCACAACACGGCGCAGATTGTTTCTCGGGTGCAAGTGATGGATATATTTATACGAGAATTTCTAATCCAACTATCCGTGCCTTAGAAAAAAATATTGCGGAGTTAGAAAATGGTTTTGATGGAATTGCAACTAGTTCCGGTATGTCTGCGATAACAAGTGTTTACATGGCTTTACTAGGAGCAGGTAGCCATATAATCAGCACTGCTTCAGTTTATGGCCCGGCAAGGGGTGTATTAGAAAAAGATTTTTCCCGCTTCGGAGTGGAAGCTGATTTTATAAGTACTACGGATATAAATAAAATTGTTTCTTCAATAAAAAAGAATACAAAAGTGCTTTATATTGAAACTCCCGCTAATCCAACTATGGAGATTACCGATATTAGGGCATGTGCAGATATTGCAAAGAAGAATAATTTAATTTTAGTAGTGGATAATACATTCGCTACACCTTATTTACAAAAGCCATTAGACCTTGGTGCGGATGTAGTTCTTCATTCTGTTACCAAATTTATTAACGGGCATGCTGACATCGTAGGAGGAATTGTTGTTACTAAAGGGAAAGAATTATATGAGAAGGTTCGTCATTCGATGGTTTATATGGGCTGCAATATGGATCCTCATCAAGCATATCTAGTTATACGTGGATTAAAAACATTAGCCCTTAGAGTAGAACGATGCCAAGAAAATGCTCTAAAGGTCGCTCGTTTTTTGGAAAGCCATCCAAAAATTGCTTGGATAAAATATCCCGGACTCGAATCACATCCGCAATTCATATTAGCAAAAGAACAAATGAGCGGTTTCGGGTCAATGACGAGTTTTGGTGTAAAGGGCGGTCTTGAAGCCGGCCGAAAATTAATGGATAGCGTTCGCTTAGCAACTTTAGCAGTATCATTAGGTGGCGTTGAAACTCTTATTCAGCATCCAGCATCAATGACTCACGCAGCTGTTAGTAAAAAAGATAAAATTAACGCTGGTATTACTGATGATCTTGTTCGTTTATCCGTAGGGATTGAAGACGTTAATGATATTATTGCCGACTTAAGTCAAGCATTAGAAATTGTATGA